A part of Halobacillus shinanisalinarum genomic DNA contains:
- a CDS encoding type II secretion system protein produces MNNKGFTIVEVICAFGLLIMISTAILPLLTELRTSQKALADERIITTQLQSELLQYKNETPDKFPFINKYELMTITFNQLDTYVEACATWETRHNNKELCLYASYKQ; encoded by the coding sequence ATGAACAATAAAGGATTTACTATAGTTGAAGTCATATGTGCCTTCGGATTATTAATAATGATTTCAACAGCTATACTTCCACTGTTAACCGAATTAAGAACTTCCCAAAAGGCACTGGCAGATGAACGTATCATAACTACTCAGTTACAAAGCGAGCTGCTTCAGTATAAAAATGAGACTCCTGACAAGTTTCCATTTATAAATAAATATGAATTGATGACGATCACCTTCAATCAACTAGATACTTACGTTGAAGCTTGCGCTACGTGGGAGACTCGTCATAACAACAAGGAGCTATGCTTATATGCTAGCTATAAACAGTAA
- the gcvT gene encoding glycine cleavage system aminomethyltransferase GcvT, which translates to MTELKRTPLFSEYKRLGAKTIDFGGWDLPVQFTSIKDEHEATRTNAGLFDVSHMGEVIIKGKDSLDYLQGMLTNDLSKLEPGKAQYTIMCYEDGGTVDDLIVYMLATDHYLLVINAANREKDVQWLKDHKEGEVTITDVSDDYVQLALQGPKAEEALQQLTSADLSSIKFFRFLQDVSFKDVKDKAIVSRTGYTGEDGFEIYLPAASGPALWQAILSEGETFNVQPIGLGARDTLRFEANLALYGQELSPEITPIEAGLSFAVRVKKDADFIGKEVLKKQKQEGPARKLVGIEMIDKGIPRTHYEVLDGGSRLDLSRQAHNLRHLERMSVLLCWIVNTQMKEQKLRLQYANENYKQRLSKHLFINDKE; encoded by the coding sequence ATGACTGAATTGAAGCGCACACCCCTTTTTTCTGAGTATAAGAGGTTAGGAGCTAAAACGATTGACTTTGGAGGATGGGATTTGCCCGTCCAATTTACCAGCATTAAGGACGAGCACGAAGCGACCCGAACAAATGCAGGGCTTTTTGATGTTTCCCATATGGGAGAGGTCATTATAAAGGGAAAAGACAGTCTTGATTACTTACAAGGGATGTTAACTAACGACTTGTCAAAGCTTGAACCGGGAAAAGCACAATATACGATTATGTGCTATGAAGATGGAGGCACAGTGGACGATCTAATTGTTTACATGTTAGCGACAGACCACTATCTTCTTGTCATTAATGCAGCAAATCGTGAGAAGGATGTGCAGTGGCTTAAGGATCATAAAGAGGGGGAAGTCACCATCACAGACGTCTCTGATGATTACGTTCAGCTTGCACTTCAAGGGCCAAAAGCAGAAGAGGCACTGCAGCAACTGACCTCTGCAGATCTATCTTCCATTAAATTTTTCCGTTTCTTGCAAGATGTTTCGTTCAAGGATGTAAAGGATAAAGCAATCGTTTCACGCACTGGCTATACAGGTGAAGACGGCTTTGAAATTTATCTTCCTGCTGCATCAGGTCCGGCCTTATGGCAGGCAATTTTATCCGAAGGCGAAACTTTTAATGTGCAGCCAATTGGGCTTGGAGCCCGCGATACACTGCGTTTTGAGGCTAACTTGGCATTATACGGACAAGAACTCAGTCCTGAAATTACGCCAATTGAAGCGGGGCTTTCCTTTGCTGTACGAGTGAAGAAGGATGCAGACTTTATTGGTAAAGAAGTACTGAAAAAGCAAAAGCAAGAAGGGCCAGCACGTAAGCTAGTTGGTATTGAAATGATCGATAAAGGCATTCCGCGCACCCATTATGAGGTATTAGACGGGGGAAGTCGATTGGATTTGTCACGACAGGCACACAATCTCCGACACTTGGAAAGAATGTCGGTCTTGCTCTGTTGGATAGTGAATACACAGATGAAGGAACAGAAGTTACGGTTGCAGTACGCAAACGAAAATTACAAGCAAAGGTTGTCAAAACACCTTTTTATAAACGATAAAGAATGA
- a CDS encoding prepilin-type N-terminal cleavage/methylation domain-containing protein, with protein sequence MLLRVWSRAHLLNKMNKKQGGYTFSEVIIVLVALSVLLAIAAPLNSEVVSSVKITHYIEQLENDILLAQQLSMQHESHYWIMIRPENNDYYLYDYSSRKSVFHRKLPEKWSIRLTTLQSPIRFNTSGTIQNPGTMVLKTPESSYKITFPFGKSRVTIHEQ encoded by the coding sequence ATGCTGCTACGGGTGTGGTCACGGGCCCACCTTCTGAATAAAATGAATAAGAAGCAAGGAGGCTACACCTTTAGTGAGGTAATCATTGTGCTCGTTGCATTATCTGTGCTATTAGCGATAGCTGCTCCATTGAATAGTGAGGTAGTTAGCTCTGTTAAAATTACCCACTATATCGAACAACTTGAGAATGACATTCTGCTAGCACAGCAACTATCCATGCAGCACGAAAGTCACTACTGGATTATGATACGTCCAGAAAACAATGACTACTATCTATACGACTATTCAAGCAGAAAAAGTGTGTTTCACCGTAAACTGCCAGAGAAGTGGTCGATTCGTCTCACCACACTTCAATCACCTATTCGCTTTAATACGAGCGGTACGATTCAAAATCCTGGAACAATGGTCTTGAAAACCCCAGAATCCAGCTATAAGATAACCTTTCCATTTGGAAAAAGCAGGGTGACGATTCATGAACAATAA
- a CDS encoding YqhG family protein gives MTTSMYYQFAKDFFTTHGCIITEEGNQSMHVKLTNDMDEALMNRPFYWHYMKKMDRVGEAMSLTFTDGIMEEDSGIHLHAGTPKLHQMYQLAIERSYSTRLYEYLPSLTVNKALHPWLILNIKVTYRGKQTRDEVLSIGLNLINGALITKMMDKIWEFDFRSTVSDFSFPMTPIVRTESGYHRIIRYVNERLDSLDDQWEVQSLHQLKDEKDLLHRFFTSDDVDEEYYEKELEQIDVRYKPRISIQIANGGLFYLSQETSQQLFLQ, from the coding sequence TTGACGACTAGTATGTATTATCAGTTTGCTAAGGACTTTTTCACAACCCATGGGTGTATCATTACCGAAGAAGGCAACCAGTCCATGCATGTAAAACTCACAAATGACATGGATGAAGCGCTTATGAATCGCCCATTTTATTGGCATTATATGAAAAAGATGGACCGGGTAGGAGAAGCAATGAGCCTAACTTTCACAGACGGAATTATGGAGGAAGATAGTGGGATACATCTACACGCAGGAACACCAAAGCTCCACCAAATGTACCAATTAGCTATTGAACGTTCCTACTCTACGAGGCTTTATGAATATCTTCCTTCCCTGACAGTAAATAAAGCCCTGCATCCGTGGTTGATACTAAATATAAAAGTGACCTACCGAGGGAAGCAAACGCGTGACGAGGTTCTCTCTATTGGGTTAAATCTAATTAACGGAGCTCTGATTACAAAAATGATGGACAAAATTTGGGAATTTGATTTTCGCTCCACGGTATCGGATTTTAGTTTCCCAATGACACCTATCGTACGCACCGAAAGCGGCTACCATCGCATTATTCGTTATGTAAATGAACGCCTTGATTCTTTAGACGATCAATGGGAAGTGCAATCTTTACATCAGCTAAAAGATGAAAAAGATTTACTACATCGTTTTTTCACATCTGATGACGTCGACGAAGAATATTATGAAAAAGAACTGGAGCAGATTGATGTTAGATATAAACCACGAATTTCAATCCAAATTGCAAATGGCGGATTATTTTATTTATCACAGGAAACTAGTCAACAATTATTTTTGCAATGA
- the comGC gene encoding competence type IV pilus major pilin ComGC: protein MNNQKGFTLIEMLIVLLIISVLLIITIPNLTENNETIRSKGCEALTLTAEAQVEAYKIENGTFPASLDALVAGNFLKQTKCPNGKELEYNAATGVVTGPPSE from the coding sequence TTGAACAATCAAAAAGGGTTCACACTCATTGAAATGCTAATCGTGCTTTTAATCATTTCCGTATTACTAATTATAACAATACCCAATCTAACCGAGAATAATGAAACCATCCGCTCTAAAGGTTGTGAGGCACTTACCTTAACAGCCGAAGCGCAAGTAGAAGCTTATAAAATTGAAAATGGAACATTCCCTGCTTCACTCGATGCCCTGGTAGCCGGAAACTTTTTAAAACAAACCAAATGCCCGAATGGAAAAGAGCTTGAGTATAATGCTGCTACGGGTGTGGTCACGGGCCCACCTTCTGAATAA
- a CDS encoding rhodanese-like domain-containing protein, translating to MELWILLGAVAFLIAFGVFRFMKANKVLTTLTEDEFRQGYRKAQLIDIREPKEFDGGHILGARNIPLSQLRNRLVEIRKDKPVYLYCQNGSRSSRAALMLNKKGYTDLNQLKGGFKKWTGKIKVKK from the coding sequence ATGGAACTATGGATTTTATTAGGTGCCGTTGCGTTTTTAATTGCATTCGGCGTGTTCCGATTTATGAAGGCAAACAAAGTACTGACTACATTAACAGAGGATGAATTCCGTCAAGGATATAGAAAGGCACAATTGATTGATATACGTGAACCTAAGGAATTCGATGGCGGTCATATTTTAGGCGCACGAAATATTCCTTTATCACAATTAAGAAATCGGCTTGTTGAAATTCGTAAAGACAAGCCTGTGTATCTTTATTGTCAAAATGGATCACGTTCCTCGAGAGCTGCGCTTATGTTGAATAAAAAAGGGTACACAGATCTTAATCAATTAAAAGGCGGCTTTAAAAAATGGACAGGCAAAATCAAGGTGAAAAAATAA
- the gcvPA gene encoding aminomethyl-transferring glycine dehydrogenase subunit GcvPA: protein MEFRYLPMTERDKQQMMETVGVKSTDELFADIPENVRYKGDLNIKDPKNEFALMKELTQLAGQNVNLKSHTSFLGAGVYDHYIPSIVDHVISRSEFYTAYTPYQPEISQGELQAIFEFQTMICELTGMDVANSSMYDGGTALAEAVNLSAGQTKKKKVLVSKAIHPESMAVIHSYVKGPGVEVVEIDHKDGVTDLDQLEKELDEDTASVVVQYPNFFGQVEPLQQVRSIVDTQKKAMLITSSNPLSLGYLTPPGEFGADIVVGDAQVFGIPAQYGGPHCGYFATTKKLMRKVPGRLVGQTKDEEGKRGFVLTLQAREQHIRRDKATSNICSNQALNALASSVAMSSLGKQGLRKMAWMNMQKAAYMKQQLESAGFSIAYQGAFFNELVVNIGDQLEDVNKKLLQKGFIGGYDLGGNFNDLAGHMLVAITEIRTKEEIDLFVKELGDIHG from the coding sequence ATGGAATTCCGTTATTTACCGATGACTGAACGCGATAAGCAACAGATGATGGAAACAGTTGGAGTCAAGTCAACAGACGAGCTGTTTGCAGATATACCTGAAAATGTACGCTATAAAGGTGATCTAAATATAAAAGATCCCAAAAATGAATTTGCACTTATGAAGGAACTCACACAGCTTGCTGGGCAAAATGTTAATCTGAAATCACATACCTCTTTTCTAGGGGCTGGAGTGTACGATCATTATATTCCTTCTATAGTCGATCATGTCATTTCAAGATCTGAATTTTATACGGCCTATACGCCTTATCAGCCAGAGATCTCCCAGGGGGAACTTCAGGCTATATTTGAATTTCAAACAATGATTTGTGAGCTTACAGGAATGGATGTCGCTAACTCATCCATGTATGACGGGGGGACGGCTCTTGCTGAAGCGGTTAATCTTTCAGCTGGACAAACGAAAAAGAAGAAAGTGCTTGTCTCAAAAGCTATCCATCCGGAGTCGATGGCAGTTATTCATTCATACGTCAAAGGACCTGGAGTAGAAGTTGTTGAAATCGATCATAAAGATGGTGTAACGGATCTAGATCAGTTAGAAAAAGAGTTGGATGAGGATACAGCTAGTGTGGTCGTACAATACCCTAACTTTTTCGGACAAGTAGAACCACTTCAGCAGGTGCGATCTATTGTTGATACGCAAAAGAAAGCAATGCTGATCACTTCAAGCAACCCATTATCACTAGGATATCTCACGCCACCAGGTGAATTCGGGGCAGATATCGTTGTCGGGGACGCTCAAGTATTTGGAATCCCCGCCCAATACGGGGGACCACATTGTGGTTATTTTGCAACAACAAAAAAACTTATGCGTAAAGTACCAGGGCGTTTAGTTGGTCAAACCAAGGATGAAGAGGGCAAAAGAGGATTTGTTCTAACCCTGCAAGCACGTGAACAGCACATTCGTCGTGACAAAGCGACCTCAAATATCTGTTCAAACCAGGCGTTAAATGCGTTAGCTTCCTCAGTAGCTATGTCATCCCTTGGTAAACAAGGGTTAAGAAAAATGGCCTGGATGAACATGCAAAAGGCAGCGTACATGAAGCAACAGCTAGAGTCTGCTGGGTTTTCCATTGCTTACCAAGGAGCCTTCTTTAACGAGCTTGTCGTAAACATTGGTGATCAACTTGAAGATGTTAATAAAAAGCTTTTACAAAAAGGATTCATTGGCGGCTACGACCTTGGAGGAAATTTCAACGACCTTGCGGGGCACATGCTTGTTGCGATTACAGAAATTCGTACGAAGGAAGAAATCGATCTTTTCGTTAAAGAATTGGGGGATATTCATGGCTAA
- a CDS encoding YqzE family protein translates to MKKNEYVQFLTEETLKYMHMSKQEKLDRRVERPSKRSSSYWFGILPFALKVMKRKWQKHS, encoded by the coding sequence ATGAAGAAAAATGAGTATGTTCAGTTTCTTACCGAAGAAACGCTTAAGTATATGCATATGTCTAAACAAGAAAAGCTTGATAGAAGGGTGGAGAGGCCCTCTAAAAGAAGTTCCTCATATTGGTTTGGAATCCTACCTTTCGCTTTGAAAGTAATGAAACGGAAGTGGCAGAAACATAGTTAA
- the comGA gene encoding competence type IV pilus ATPase ComGA — MSQIAKYAQDLLVSAIQQTASDIHFSPYTEKTDIHFRIHGQRIFHSSLPIPSYQKLLAYFKFISGMDIGEVTKPQNGTIEHRLNQSLFNLRLSTLPIIGCESLAIRILSPDDQLQLERLFLFPNQLKQIERCLTYSSGMILFTGATGSGKTTTLYALLQSLLKKHSFQAITLEDPIEKNLNNIIQVQVNERAGITYDAGLKAALRHDPDLLMVGEIRDKETAHFAFRAALSGHLVISTIHAKDAYGTIRRLEEMKIKSSDLEQTLIAIAAQQLLPLKSHESLPRRAAIVELLNGETLYQAIQGHPPDYQTQFQSFASLRRKAYALGYI; from the coding sequence GTGAGCCAGATTGCTAAGTATGCCCAAGACCTTTTAGTTTCTGCGATTCAACAAACAGCGTCCGACATCCACTTTTCTCCCTACACTGAAAAGACCGATATCCACTTCCGTATTCATGGACAACGGATCTTCCATTCCTCTTTACCCATTCCATCATACCAAAAACTACTTGCTTATTTTAAGTTTATTTCCGGCATGGATATCGGTGAAGTGACGAAACCGCAAAACGGTACCATTGAACATCGTCTGAATCAATCCCTGTTTAACCTTCGCTTGTCCACTCTCCCCATTATTGGCTGTGAGAGCCTAGCGATCCGTATTCTTTCTCCTGACGACCAACTACAGCTAGAACGACTCTTTCTTTTTCCAAACCAACTGAAACAAATTGAAAGATGCCTTACCTATTCAAGCGGAATGATCCTATTCACCGGAGCGACCGGAAGCGGGAAGACCACCACCCTTTATGCGTTACTCCAATCCCTGCTTAAGAAACATTCCTTTCAAGCGATCACGCTCGAAGATCCTATCGAGAAAAACTTGAATAATATTATTCAAGTACAAGTTAACGAGCGTGCTGGGATCACCTATGATGCTGGATTAAAGGCTGCCTTGCGTCACGACCCAGACTTACTCATGGTTGGCGAAATCCGTGATAAAGAAACAGCCCACTTCGCCTTTCGAGCTGCTCTAAGCGGCCATTTGGTAATCAGCACGATCCATGCTAAGGACGCTTATGGGACAATCAGAAGGTTAGAGGAGATGAAAATTAAATCTTCAGATCTTGAACAAACTTTAATCGCCATTGCCGCACAGCAGCTCCTCCCTCTAAAAAGCCATGAATCACTTCCTAGAAGAGCCGCAATAGTTGAGCTTCTGAACGGAGAAACCCTCTATCAAGCGATACAAGGTCACCCCCCTGACTATCAAACCCAATTTCAGTCATTCGCATCCTTAAGGAGAAAAGCCTATGCTCTTGGCTACATTTAA
- the comGB gene encoding competence type IV pilus assembly protein ComGB yields MLLATFKTFHLHHRQQVLPLAKQILFLRRLCHLLDKGFPLLESLKMTSWDPILALIASTITEQLKVGQPMDAAFQQANFSKSVISFLYFSRIHQDLPSMFRQCAELLHIQNEYTKKLKQVMRYPIFLLLFVFIAFGVIKRTILPSFQSLFENDSSKPLSLLILKGVDYGITGFGYVSLILIILLFAFRLYLPKLSIEQTLSIYERTPVIKGYQTFTISFLFATHLSSLLRAGLSLKQALEMMAEQTKYNVLTHYAKTILEKLNEGALLGQSLHSCTLLRGELTAIFHHTNDLDTLSLELHVLSELLIDQLKEKLTRAIQLIQPIFFIGIAGVVVLIYASIMLPMYQWMDQI; encoded by the coding sequence ATGCTCTTGGCTACATTTAAAACCTTTCACCTCCATCACCGACAGCAAGTCCTTCCGCTGGCAAAACAAATATTGTTTTTACGACGTCTCTGCCATTTGCTAGACAAAGGGTTCCCATTACTCGAGTCCCTTAAGATGACTAGCTGGGACCCAATTCTTGCCCTAATCGCAAGCACAATTACTGAACAGCTTAAGGTAGGGCAGCCTATGGATGCAGCTTTTCAACAAGCAAATTTTTCAAAAAGTGTAATATCATTTTTGTATTTTTCACGCATTCATCAAGACCTCCCATCCATGTTCAGGCAATGCGCTGAGCTGTTGCACATTCAAAACGAATACACAAAAAAATTAAAACAGGTAATGAGATACCCTATATTTTTGCTACTCTTTGTGTTCATTGCTTTTGGGGTTATCAAGCGGACCATCTTGCCTAGCTTTCAGTCACTATTTGAAAATGATAGCTCAAAGCCGCTGAGTTTACTCATTTTAAAAGGTGTTGATTATGGCATAACTGGTTTTGGTTACGTGTCCCTTATACTAATTATTCTGCTGTTCGCCTTCAGGCTTTATTTACCTAAGCTTTCCATTGAACAAACGTTATCCATCTACGAAAGAACCCCCGTCATCAAAGGGTATCAAACATTTACCATCAGTTTCCTATTCGCTACCCATTTAAGTTCTCTCCTTCGAGCTGGTCTTTCCCTTAAACAGGCCCTAGAAATGATGGCCGAACAAACAAAATATAATGTTCTTACCCACTACGCAAAAACAATTTTAGAAAAGCTTAATGAAGGGGCCCTGCTTGGTCAATCTCTTCATTCATGTACCCTGCTCAGAGGGGAACTGACAGCCATATTTCATCACACCAATGACCTTGACACATTAAGCCTTGAGCTGCATGTTCTGTCTGAATTACTCATTGATCAATTGAAAGAAAAATTAACACGTGCGATCCAACTTATACAACCGATATTTTTTATAGGGATCGCGGGTGTTGTCGTTCTGATTTATGCTTCCATCATGCTGCCGATGTATCAGTGGATGGATCAAATATGA
- a CDS encoding DUF2626 domain-containing protein, whose protein sequence is MDRMFRVMAFWTGIFTVMFYTGDMMEAALLSLVQTAFFLAIGYLKLSERMYIYIFFSYLTVFMIGFTYYSSFILVPSFGGH, encoded by the coding sequence ATGGATCGCATGTTTCGAGTGATGGCGTTTTGGACTGGGATTTTCACTGTCATGTTTTATACTGGCGACATGATGGAAGCTGCACTATTATCTCTTGTTCAAACTGCCTTTTTCCTTGCAATTGGCTACCTTAAACTGTCTGAGCGTATGTATATTTACATATTTTTCTCATACTTGACAGTGTTTATGATTGGATTTACTTATTATTCATCATTCATTCTTGTACCATCTTTCGGTGGTCACTAA
- a CDS encoding shikimate kinase, whose amino-acid sequence MIFLIGYMGSGKSTIAKRLSEVLQCTYIEMDEEIERREGMTIPEVFTNHGETFFRAKESQLLKELEGELIVSTGGGVVLSAENRQALTDHFVIYLEASFKTIQDRLAQSGNRPLWSGDSNEKQKRFNERKPLYEKVAIGRILVDDKDPAMIVEEILLCLKKNDFGHTNR is encoded by the coding sequence ATGATTTTTTTAATTGGCTATATGGGGAGCGGTAAGTCAACAATAGCGAAACGTTTGAGTGAAGTTTTGCAGTGTACATATATAGAGATGGATGAAGAGATTGAAAGACGTGAGGGGATGACGATCCCAGAAGTATTTACAAACCATGGAGAGACATTTTTTCGTGCAAAAGAATCCCAGTTACTTAAGGAGTTGGAAGGTGAATTAATTGTATCGACAGGAGGAGGTGTTGTTTTATCAGCTGAGAATCGACAAGCTTTAACTGACCATTTTGTTATTTACCTAGAGGCTTCTTTCAAAACGATTCAAGACAGGCTAGCCCAAAGTGGAAACCGTCCGCTTTGGAGCGGCGATTCAAATGAAAAACAAAAGCGATTTAATGAGCGCAAACCCTTATATGAAAAAGTCGCCATAGGAAGGATACTGGTTGACGATAAGGATCCTGCAATGATTGTAGAGGAGATTCTTCTTTGTCTAAAGAAAAACGATTTTGGACATACTAATAGGTAA
- a CDS encoding competence type IV pilus minor pilin ComGF yields the protein MLAINSKGFTLVETLFCLTLLSIMLTISIPLLKLIESPAYSHELSAIQFFTFVEEEINTSTKVKLLQNELFITDTMGRIIRISKYGDSVRRQVNDTGHELLITNIQAITFNLKEGNDILTVHLTLKEGTAYDKTIYIPS from the coding sequence ATGCTAGCTATAAACAGTAAAGGCTTCACCTTAGTTGAAACGTTATTCTGTCTAACCTTACTTTCTATAATGTTAACGATAAGCATCCCTTTACTAAAGCTTATTGAAAGCCCCGCTTACTCTCATGAGCTGTCAGCCATTCAATTTTTCACCTTCGTCGAAGAAGAAATAAATACATCTACAAAGGTGAAGCTCCTCCAGAATGAGTTATTTATCACGGATACAATGGGACGTATTATACGCATTTCAAAATATGGAGATTCAGTAAGAAGACAGGTAAATGATACCGGTCACGAACTGCTTATTACAAACATTCAAGCGATCACATTCAATCTGAAAGAGGGTAATGATATTCTTACTGTTCATCTTACCCTTAAGGAAGGCACAGCCTATGATAAAACGATTTATATCCCCTCTTAA
- the gcvPB gene encoding aminomethyl-transferring glycine dehydrogenase subunit GcvPB, which translates to MANQDFPLIFELSQESRTGFSLPELDVPETDVDEQLGETYIRRNEPDLPEVSELQIMRHYTALSKRNHGVDSGFYPLGSCTMKYNPKMNEDVARLAGFSHIHPYQAPETVQGALGLLYDLQTTLAEITGMDTVTLQPAAGAHGEWTGLMMIRAFHEGNGDYQRTKVIVPDSAHGTNPASATVAGFEAVTVKTNERGLVDLDDLKRVVDEKTAALMLTNPNTLGLFEEDIEDMAAIIHEAGGKLYYDGANLNAIMSYARPGDMGFDVVHLNLHKTFTGPHGGGGPGSGPVGVTAEFEPFLPKPILTKRDDLFVFDGERPQSIGRVKPYYGNFGINVRAYTYIRTMGAEGLRKVSEYAVLNANYMMRRLQEEYEVPFDQHCKHEFVLSGKRQKKLGVRTLDIAKRLLDFGYHPPTIYFPINVEEALMVEPTETESKETLDAFVDAMIQISREAEEDPEKVQEAPHTTIVSRMDETTAARKPILRYIKEN; encoded by the coding sequence ATGGCTAATCAAGACTTTCCACTAATATTTGAATTGAGTCAAGAGAGTCGTACAGGCTTCAGTTTACCTGAGTTAGATGTGCCTGAAACGGATGTGGATGAGCAGTTAGGGGAGACATACATTAGAAGAAATGAACCCGATCTACCCGAGGTAAGTGAATTACAGATTATGCGTCACTACACAGCGTTATCTAAGCGAAATCACGGGGTCGATTCTGGGTTTTATCCACTTGGTTCATGTACGATGAAATATAATCCAAAAATGAATGAAGATGTTGCTAGATTAGCTGGCTTCAGCCACATTCATCCATACCAAGCACCTGAGACTGTTCAGGGAGCTCTTGGCCTATTGTATGATTTGCAAACAACATTGGCAGAGATTACTGGAATGGATACAGTAACCCTTCAGCCAGCTGCAGGTGCACATGGGGAATGGACCGGGTTAATGATGATCCGCGCATTTCATGAAGGAAATGGCGATTATCAACGAACTAAGGTCATTGTGCCGGATTCCGCTCACGGGACCAACCCGGCTTCAGCAACAGTAGCTGGGTTTGAAGCTGTTACAGTTAAAACGAATGAACGAGGCCTCGTTGACCTAGACGACTTGAAGCGAGTAGTCGATGAAAAAACTGCGGCTCTTATGCTTACTAACCCAAATACACTTGGCTTATTTGAAGAAGACATTGAGGATATGGCGGCGATCATTCATGAAGCAGGCGGGAAACTGTACTATGATGGAGCGAATCTAAATGCTATTATGAGCTACGCTCGTCCGGGAGATATGGGCTTTGATGTCGTTCACCTTAATCTTCATAAAACATTTACTGGTCCTCACGGCGGGGGAGGACCGGGATCAGGCCCAGTTGGCGTAACGGCAGAGTTTGAACCCTTCCTACCTAAACCGATCTTAACAAAACGGGATGACTTGTTTGTATTTGATGGGGAACGGCCACAATCAATTGGACGAGTGAAGCCTTATTATGGAAACTTCGGTATCAACGTACGTGCTTACACGTATATCCGTACAATGGGGGCTGAAGGTTTAAGGAAAGTAAGTGAATATGCAGTGCTAAATGCAAATTATATGATGCGCAGACTTCAAGAAGAATACGAAGTACCATTTGATCAGCATTGCAAACATGAATTTGTGTTGTCAGGTAAACGACAGAAAAAACTTGGGGTCCGTACACTTGATATTGCTAAACGATTGCTTGACTTTGGGTATCATCCACCAACCATCTACTTCCCAATAAACGTAGAAGAAGCTCTCATGGTTGAACCAACAGAAACCGAATCAAAAGAGACGCTTGATGCATTCGTTGATGCGATGATTCAGATTTCGCGTGAGGCTGAGGAGGACCCTGAGAAGGTTCAGGAGGCCCCTCATACAACGATTGTCAGTCGTATGGACGAAACAACAGCAGCAAGAAAACCGATCTTACGTTATATCAAAGAAAATTAA